One part of the Pelagicoccus sp. SDUM812003 genome encodes these proteins:
- a CDS encoding arylesterase, translating to MLTRLIALLIASFLLSAAHSSAETSKRILFLGDSLTAGYGIEPSQAYPALIADRIESLGLDYTVTPSGLSGETSAGGLRRANWVLQKPVSILVIALGANDGLRGIDLSDTKKNLQGIIDLARKKYPGVKIVLAGMQMPPNLGPDYTAEFRKLYPDLAEENDVELIPFLLEGVAGNPNLNIADGIHPNPEGHQIVAETVWHTLEPLLE from the coding sequence ATGCTAACGCGTCTTATAGCCCTCTTGATTGCCTCCTTTCTGCTCAGCGCCGCCCACAGCTCCGCTGAGACGTCGAAACGAATCCTATTTCTCGGCGACAGTCTTACGGCCGGCTACGGCATCGAACCGTCTCAAGCCTACCCGGCCTTGATCGCCGATCGCATCGAATCGCTCGGCCTAGACTACACCGTCACGCCCTCGGGTTTGAGCGGCGAAACCAGCGCCGGCGGGCTGCGCAGAGCCAATTGGGTGCTGCAGAAACCGGTCTCCATTCTGGTCATCGCCCTCGGGGCCAACGACGGACTTCGCGGTATCGATTTGTCAGATACAAAGAAAAACCTGCAGGGCATCATCGACCTGGCTCGAAAAAAGTATCCTGGCGTGAAAATCGTGCTCGCTGGCATGCAGATGCCGCCAAACCTCGGGCCCGACTATACTGCCGAGTTCCGCAAACTGTATCCGGACCTAGCGGAGGAAAACGACGTGGAGCTCATCCCCTTCCTGCTCGAAGGGGTGGCGGGAAATCCGAACTTGAACATCGCCGACGGGATCCACCCCAATCCCGAAGGACATCAGATCGTCGCCGAAACGGTGTGGCACACGCTCGAGCCGCTGCTTGAATAG
- a CDS encoding diacylglycerol kinase family lipid kinase, with product MGKELAIIINPISGKREKGVVRRERVEAFLASHGLEADVWETQYAGHAPELTKAAIAEGAKRVVAVGGDGTINEVGRVVVGTGCEFGLVPMGSGNGLARHLGLPLNFHKALHLAALGASIRVDTGEANGHPFFNVMGIGFDAEVGRRFNETQARGFVSYMKEGLRAFRDYRSSRCDIASGGQLQSLRAYIVAVANSSQYGSNAFIAPDASLTDGKLNLVAITDPNFISFFVLIWRMFRKKLYLSPRVTPICSDNFVLTMPEAGFFHVDGEIFECRGEMTIKACPKSLSIVAVSC from the coding sequence ATGGGCAAGGAACTCGCTATCATCATCAACCCCATCTCGGGGAAACGAGAGAAAGGGGTGGTGCGTCGAGAGCGGGTGGAAGCGTTCTTGGCGAGCCACGGACTCGAAGCCGATGTATGGGAAACGCAATACGCCGGGCACGCACCTGAGCTTACCAAGGCGGCGATCGCAGAGGGCGCCAAGCGCGTGGTTGCGGTAGGAGGCGACGGCACCATCAACGAAGTCGGGCGAGTCGTGGTGGGCACTGGCTGCGAATTTGGATTGGTTCCCATGGGTTCGGGAAATGGTTTGGCTCGCCACCTCGGACTGCCGCTCAACTTTCACAAGGCCCTTCACCTCGCGGCCCTAGGCGCGTCCATCCGCGTGGATACCGGCGAGGCCAACGGTCACCCGTTTTTCAACGTCATGGGCATCGGCTTCGACGCGGAGGTCGGACGCCGTTTCAACGAAACCCAAGCCCGCGGTTTCGTCTCCTATATGAAGGAAGGACTGAGAGCCTTTCGCGACTACCGCTCCTCGCGCTGCGACATCGCCTCAGGCGGTCAGCTGCAAAGCCTGCGGGCCTACATCGTGGCGGTCGCGAATTCCTCGCAATACGGAAGCAACGCCTTCATCGCTCCGGACGCTTCGCTCACCGACGGAAAGCTGAACCTGGTGGCGATCACCGACCCGAACTTTATCAGTTTCTTCGTGCTGATCTGGCGCATGTTTCGCAAGAAACTCTACCTGAGCCCACGCGTCACCCCGATCTGCTCCGACAATTTCGTGCTGACGATGCCGGAGGCGGGATTCTTCCACGTCGATGGGGAAATTTTCGAGTGTCGCGGCGAGATGACCATCAAAGCCTGCCCGAAGTCGCTCAGCATCGTGGCGGTTTCCTGCTGA
- a CDS encoding beta-propeller fold lactonase family protein produces the protein MPTFLPRPSALLFLIAGALSAVCGWAQDAGDEASETVVFKQLVFIEQHRASDFLSSGIEEPYDVVVSPDGAHLYAALQKYGNSAVAWFSRDLETGTLGYQGALDKSQLGAGVLSGLRSLALSPDGKHLYGASMFSDSLLGFARDAVSGQLTLQDAIYDGMAGVDGLDGPWSIVVSPDGKHLYVAAFDDDKVSVFSRNATTGRISFQGVYEEGDQGVEELSEPSEIAISPDGQHLYVALYSNQIVTFDRDDASGLLTYSGKLSYLVNEGSKTDSPRALAFSGDGRFLYVASANNDALSVFSRDSENGELVHLEDFKDGSKGISDLDGPFDLVISADGDYLYAASYADDAIVCLERDGETGLLSFSQSIRAGAEDDWILNGPRSIGASPDGEHVYMGSVATPDAISVFRREVLVDPPVLVVAPVSKSIEAGETVAFHALGEGADIGYQWLKDGTEIAGATLPVLALENVSSGDDGSQFQVKVSNPGGYVESDQVALTVLPPIVVHGPVDLTALDVSSVSARLQWTDRSDNETSFEIQRRISGEAFETVGTALANQTSYEDATIVASTSYRYRVRAKRNDTVSLWSNDAVVESLDDVPQPPVNLVVTEQSYNRVSLRWSDRSAVEDGFRIMRRDDQIGSQWAAIGFADKDATTYQDRSASALTTYAYRVQAYNESGYSAFSNSVVAITSEIPVDSIEPISREVEEIAKSGFPIAVSSSKAWEAISDSGWIVVTSPPQGVGFGNEQVSYRVKVNESQEERIGKVIVGGIEHTVIQKGSDPFLRMPNQSTEVGGGGGSKAFAIESNVDWSVSVDSDWINITSDSSDSGHGTVIVSVAANDSFATRSAKVVVSSDSSELQPIEHTINQAGKTAYTTVDSSHGTFAAEGGDGTLRIESNVDWSASVSVSWISFAGEASGSGDASLSFTVEANAGEQRSAQILVNDVPFSVTQAAPEDVVSEVEAPSFLAVDVDYLGASVSWQDNAESELGFILLRTVAGKDDWSKVATLPADATVYRDREAPRGVAVEYRLSAYDAFGESEPADVLSEVLPASGIVALQTRAVMGEEGELFYVRAPLGGVGSWIQEMKPFGDELEGIGFGRESVSTRYQLDEFAGRQLLRAAATPSPLLHDFGLEERWSSTDSLNGLMVSGARESGASARSLGASVRSHLADSDSVIAIGFEIEGDVPLPVLLQGLGPSLPDASRVASDPRIELLALSDSGETALVAENDSWGAWADDAEVSLSEARAKARGLVPASSKEAAMLLMLEQGRYVAVLTVASGSVGAAALEVLDAR, from the coding sequence TTGCCTACCTTCCTCCCGCGTCCTTCCGCTCTGCTATTTCTCATAGCAGGGGCGCTTTCGGCCGTTTGCGGCTGGGCTCAGGATGCTGGCGACGAGGCTTCCGAAACGGTGGTGTTCAAGCAGCTCGTCTTCATCGAGCAGCACCGCGCCAGCGATTTCCTATCGTCCGGAATCGAGGAGCCCTACGATGTGGTGGTCTCTCCCGATGGAGCCCACCTCTATGCGGCTTTGCAGAAGTACGGCAACTCCGCTGTGGCTTGGTTCTCCCGCGACCTCGAGACGGGCACGCTGGGCTATCAGGGAGCCTTGGACAAGTCGCAGCTCGGAGCGGGCGTGCTGAGCGGTCTTCGCTCCTTGGCCCTGAGCCCCGATGGCAAGCACCTGTACGGCGCCTCCATGTTTTCCGACAGCTTGCTGGGATTCGCTCGCGACGCGGTTTCGGGGCAATTGACGCTGCAGGACGCGATCTACGACGGAATGGCGGGGGTGGATGGGCTGGACGGGCCATGGTCGATAGTGGTTTCTCCAGATGGAAAACACCTCTACGTGGCGGCCTTCGACGATGACAAGGTCAGCGTATTCAGTCGCAACGCCACCACCGGCAGAATCAGTTTTCAAGGCGTCTACGAGGAGGGCGACCAAGGGGTGGAGGAGCTTAGCGAGCCCTCGGAGATCGCGATAAGCCCAGACGGACAGCACCTCTACGTCGCTCTCTACAGCAACCAGATCGTGACCTTCGATCGGGACGACGCCAGCGGTCTGTTGACCTATTCGGGAAAGCTCAGCTACCTCGTGAACGAAGGCAGCAAGACCGATTCGCCCCGGGCTTTGGCCTTCAGCGGAGACGGGAGATTCCTCTACGTGGCCTCAGCGAACAACGATGCCTTGAGCGTCTTCTCTCGCGATTCCGAAAACGGGGAGCTCGTTCATTTGGAGGACTTCAAGGACGGGTCGAAAGGCATTTCGGATCTCGATGGTCCCTTTGACTTGGTCATCAGCGCCGATGGCGACTACCTCTACGCCGCTTCCTACGCCGACGACGCCATCGTGTGCTTGGAGCGCGATGGAGAGACCGGCTTGCTCAGCTTTTCTCAGAGCATTCGAGCCGGGGCGGAGGACGACTGGATTCTCAACGGCCCGCGCTCCATCGGAGCCAGTCCCGACGGTGAGCACGTGTACATGGGATCCGTCGCCACTCCTGACGCCATTTCCGTCTTCCGGCGAGAGGTGCTTGTGGACCCTCCGGTTCTGGTGGTCGCGCCGGTGTCCAAATCTATCGAAGCCGGGGAAACGGTAGCTTTCCACGCCCTCGGCGAGGGGGCGGATATAGGCTATCAGTGGTTGAAGGACGGGACTGAAATCGCCGGGGCTACGCTGCCGGTGCTGGCCTTGGAAAACGTATCCAGCGGCGACGACGGCTCGCAGTTTCAAGTGAAGGTCAGCAACCCCGGAGGCTACGTCGAGAGCGACCAGGTAGCTCTCACCGTGCTGCCGCCTATCGTAGTGCATGGACCTGTCGATCTGACGGCGCTCGATGTCTCCAGCGTTTCGGCGCGATTGCAATGGACGGATCGCAGCGACAACGAAACGAGCTTCGAGATTCAGCGTCGGATTTCCGGGGAGGCGTTCGAGACGGTCGGCACGGCATTGGCGAATCAGACGAGCTACGAAGACGCGACCATCGTAGCCTCCACCAGCTATCGCTACCGCGTGCGGGCCAAACGCAATGACACCGTTTCGCTTTGGTCAAACGATGCGGTGGTCGAGTCGCTCGACGACGTGCCGCAGCCGCCGGTGAACCTCGTGGTCACGGAACAGAGCTACAATCGAGTGAGCCTGCGGTGGTCGGATCGGTCCGCCGTGGAAGACGGTTTTCGCATCATGCGCCGCGATGATCAGATCGGCTCGCAATGGGCTGCGATCGGCTTCGCGGACAAGGACGCGACCACCTACCAGGATAGAAGCGCCTCCGCTCTGACCACCTACGCCTATCGCGTGCAAGCCTACAACGAATCGGGCTACTCCGCGTTCTCGAATTCCGTGGTCGCCATCACCAGCGAGATCCCGGTCGACTCGATAGAACCGATATCGAGGGAAGTCGAGGAGATCGCCAAATCGGGTTTTCCGATCGCCGTCTCCTCGAGCAAGGCCTGGGAGGCGATTTCGGATTCCGGTTGGATCGTGGTGACCAGCCCGCCTCAGGGTGTGGGATTTGGCAACGAGCAGGTGAGCTATCGCGTCAAGGTGAACGAATCTCAGGAGGAGCGCATCGGCAAGGTGATCGTAGGCGGGATCGAGCATACGGTCATTCAGAAAGGATCCGATCCGTTCCTTCGCATGCCGAATCAGTCAACCGAAGTTGGGGGCGGCGGAGGTTCCAAGGCGTTCGCCATCGAATCGAATGTGGATTGGAGCGTTTCCGTGGATAGCGATTGGATCAACATCACCTCAGACAGCTCCGATAGCGGCCATGGCACGGTGATCGTGAGCGTAGCCGCCAACGATTCCTTTGCCACGAGAAGCGCCAAGGTGGTGGTATCGAGCGACTCTTCCGAGCTTCAGCCGATCGAGCATACGATCAATCAAGCCGGGAAAACCGCTTACACCACCGTCGATTCATCGCATGGTACGTTTGCGGCGGAGGGTGGAGATGGAACGCTGCGGATCGAAAGCAACGTCGACTGGTCCGCCTCCGTATCCGTTTCTTGGATAAGCTTCGCGGGCGAAGCGAGCGGGTCGGGAGATGCCAGTTTGAGTTTCACTGTGGAAGCGAACGCCGGTGAGCAGCGCAGCGCGCAGATTTTGGTAAACGACGTTCCGTTTTCCGTGACCCAAGCCGCGCCGGAGGACGTGGTTTCCGAGGTAGAGGCTCCTTCGTTCCTGGCGGTCGACGTGGACTACCTGGGAGCCAGCGTGAGCTGGCAGGACAACGCGGAGAGCGAGCTCGGTTTCATTTTGCTTCGAACCGTAGCCGGCAAAGACGACTGGAGCAAGGTCGCGACCTTGCCGGCGGACGCGACGGTCTATCGGGATCGCGAAGCTCCGCGTGGCGTCGCGGTCGAGTATCGGCTTTCCGCCTACGATGCGTTTGGCGAGTCGGAGCCAGCGGACGTTTTGAGCGAAGTCCTTCCCGCAAGCGGGATCGTCGCTTTGCAGACTCGGGCGGTGATGGGAGAGGAGGGAGAGCTGTTTTACGTTCGCGCTCCGCTGGGTGGAGTGGGCTCTTGGATACAGGAGATGAAGCCCTTTGGCGATGAATTGGAAGGGATTGGCTTTGGCCGAGAATCGGTATCGACTCGCTACCAGCTCGATGAGTTTGCCGGGAGACAGCTGTTGCGGGCCGCGGCCACGCCGAGCCCTCTCCTTCACGATTTTGGCTTGGAGGAACGCTGGTCCTCAACCGATTCGCTAAACGGATTGATGGTCTCGGGCGCTAGGGAAAGCGGAGCGAGCGCCCGCTCCCTTGGTGCATCGGTTCGAAGCCATCTCGCCGACTCGGACTCCGTCATAGCGATCGGTTTCGAGATCGAAGGGGACGTTCCCTTGCCCGTGCTGCTGCAGGGACTTGGACCGAGTTTGCCCGATGCCAGCAGGGTCGCGAGCGATCCGCGAATCGAGCTCCTCGCGCTTTCGGATTCGGGAGAAACCGCTTTGGTCGCGGAAAACGATTCTTGGGGAGCATGGGCAGACGACGCGGAGGTGTCGTTGTCCGAGGCTCGAGCGAAAGCGAGGGGATTGGTTCCAGCATCGAGCAAGGAAGCGGCGATGCTTCTTATGCTGGAGCAAGGCCGCTATGTGGCGGTGCTCACGGTGGCGAGCGGAAGCGTGGGCGCCGCAGCGCTCGAGGTGCTGGACGCTCGATAA
- a CDS encoding adenylosuccinate synthetase, whose product MALNEYKSTFIADCGISMGDEGKGRLISEIIEELREKTGSASPVQVVLKVNGGANSGHTAGGLKLNLLPAGVVDQSVETLAIGAGVVADPRKFRWELLPVDAKSYHVTERLLIDERTMVSDLSHRLLDLAWEWYRVNIIGEEPRGSTGRGITPSYQDEVGQFQIFYSDFLAPKEIFARKLSQKAQRACRVIQHVCQVTPEVWDSFFDTLTQAELRANEEALKEGIFSQDEFDFSVFKGSEPFALNIEKLIEVYWETGQQLAGRIGDVREVIREAQASGRYTIGEYGQAYWLDKRQGFSPNVSASHTYAPEFFNSACQPVQPLHVFGVGKAYDTKVGTHVFITEGEQDHPLFQRLRKLEFGVSTGRQRMVGWYDAVEKGDTLRYGGFDDLMINKIDALTQGDDWAGNLKICIAYEDQDGKRYYRVPRSETLRKSLKPVYQEYAGWKEDISKARSFADLPENAQAYIAGMMRSLLDSAYHGGEWPEQLPNLRYVGVGPMPSQIIRDIPQTRELLALDKPLD is encoded by the coding sequence ATGGCCCTCAACGAATACAAAAGCACATTCATCGCCGACTGCGGCATCAGCATGGGAGACGAAGGCAAAGGCCGCCTCATCTCCGAGATCATCGAAGAGCTGCGGGAGAAGACCGGCAGCGCCAGCCCAGTGCAGGTCGTGCTAAAGGTGAACGGCGGGGCCAACTCCGGGCACACCGCAGGCGGCTTGAAGCTCAACCTGCTTCCGGCCGGCGTGGTCGACCAAAGCGTGGAAACCCTCGCCATCGGGGCTGGCGTGGTGGCCGATCCACGAAAGTTTCGCTGGGAGCTCCTCCCGGTCGACGCCAAAAGCTACCACGTCACCGAGCGCTTGCTCATCGACGAGCGCACCATGGTGTCCGACCTGAGCCACCGCTTGCTGGACCTCGCTTGGGAGTGGTACCGAGTGAACATCATCGGCGAGGAGCCGCGCGGCAGCACCGGCCGCGGAATCACCCCGTCCTATCAGGACGAAGTCGGCCAGTTTCAGATCTTCTACTCCGACTTTCTCGCTCCCAAGGAAATCTTCGCCCGCAAGCTTAGCCAAAAGGCCCAGCGGGCCTGCCGCGTCATCCAGCACGTTTGCCAAGTCACGCCCGAAGTCTGGGACAGCTTTTTCGACACCCTTACCCAAGCGGAACTGCGGGCCAACGAAGAAGCCCTCAAGGAAGGCATCTTTTCGCAGGACGAGTTCGATTTCAGCGTCTTCAAGGGAAGCGAGCCTTTCGCCCTCAACATCGAAAAGCTCATCGAAGTCTATTGGGAAACCGGACAGCAGCTGGCCGGCCGCATCGGCGACGTGCGCGAGGTCATCCGCGAGGCCCAAGCCTCCGGTCGCTACACCATCGGCGAGTACGGCCAAGCCTACTGGCTGGACAAGCGCCAAGGCTTTTCTCCCAACGTTTCCGCCTCTCACACCTACGCCCCGGAATTCTTCAACTCCGCATGCCAGCCGGTGCAGCCGCTGCACGTGTTCGGCGTGGGCAAGGCCTACGACACCAAGGTCGGCACACACGTCTTCATCACCGAAGGCGAGCAGGATCATCCGCTCTTCCAACGCCTGCGCAAGCTGGAGTTCGGCGTCTCCACCGGACGCCAGCGCATGGTCGGCTGGTACGACGCGGTGGAAAAAGGCGACACCCTTCGCTACGGCGGTTTCGACGATCTCATGATCAACAAGATCGACGCCCTCACCCAGGGCGACGACTGGGCGGGCAACCTCAAGATCTGCATCGCCTACGAAGATCAGGACGGAAAGCGCTACTACCGCGTCCCGCGCAGCGAAACCCTCCGCAAGTCGCTCAAGCCAGTCTACCAGGAATACGCAGGCTGGAAGGAGGACATCTCAAAAGCTCGCAGCTTCGCAGACCTTCCGGAAAACGCCCAGGCGTACATCGCCGGCATGATGCGCTCCTTGCTCGATTCCGCCTACCACGGCGGCGAATGGCCCGAGCAACTGCCCAACCTGCGCTACGTGGGCGTGGGCCCGATGCCGTCCCAGATCATTCGCGACATCCCGCAGACCAGGGAGCTTCTCGCCCTCGACAAGCCGCTCGACTAA
- a CDS encoding 2-dehydropantoate 2-reductase: MKIAIVGSGAIGLYYGAMLQRAGHELHFLFRSDYEAARRDGVRIVTPSEEFQLEVNAHRDTGSIGICDLVVIALKATSNYALADLLPPLVGEKTQLLTLQNGLGNDRLLGELFPRNSVFGGLCFVCLNRIAPAAAQNFMPGSVSIGAYRQRGDGEVEALGKAFEAAGVKTRVEANLALVQWKKLVWNVPFNGLTVAAGGVTTDVIVQSKELLEEARALMLEVISAAGALGLEIDSSFANKQIDVTIPMKAYKPSSMIDFVEGRAVEVEAIWGEPLRRGQEAGVSMPKLELLHGLLACICK; the protein is encoded by the coding sequence ATGAAGATAGCGATCGTGGGCTCGGGAGCCATAGGACTATATTACGGAGCGATGCTGCAGCGGGCCGGTCACGAGCTGCATTTCCTTTTCCGCAGCGACTACGAGGCCGCTCGGCGGGATGGGGTGCGCATCGTGACGCCTAGCGAGGAGTTTCAGCTGGAGGTGAACGCCCATCGGGACACTGGCAGCATCGGGATTTGCGATCTCGTGGTGATCGCTCTGAAGGCGACTTCGAACTACGCCCTGGCGGATCTGCTGCCGCCGTTGGTGGGCGAGAAGACGCAGCTGCTGACCTTGCAGAACGGATTGGGAAACGACCGGCTGCTCGGCGAGCTGTTTCCCCGCAATTCGGTCTTCGGAGGCCTTTGCTTCGTGTGCCTCAATCGCATCGCCCCTGCCGCTGCTCAGAATTTCATGCCCGGCTCGGTCAGCATCGGAGCCTACCGGCAACGCGGCGACGGCGAGGTGGAAGCTTTGGGGAAAGCGTTCGAGGCCGCTGGCGTGAAGACGCGGGTGGAGGCCAATCTCGCTTTGGTGCAGTGGAAGAAGCTGGTTTGGAACGTGCCCTTCAACGGTCTCACCGTGGCCGCAGGCGGAGTCACGACCGATGTGATCGTGCAGTCGAAGGAGCTTTTGGAGGAGGCTCGGGCGTTGATGCTGGAGGTCATTTCCGCTGCGGGAGCGCTTGGTTTGGAGATCGATTCGAGCTTCGCCAACAAGCAGATCGACGTGACGATCCCCATGAAAGCCTACAAGCCTTCCAGCATGATCGACTTCGTGGAAGGACGAGCGGTCGAGGTGGAGGCCATTTGGGGCGAGCCCTTGCGGCGCGGCCAGGAGGCGGGCGTTTCGATGCCCAAGCTGGAGCTGCTGCACGGCCTGCTGGCCTGCATTTGCAAGTGA
- a CDS encoding FKBP-type peptidyl-prolyl cis-trans isomerase, producing MKKLLAFTSLCLLGAPLFGQLADMIELPEGMGAEDQMSYSDEELLKTWGWLLAERYNLKALELSPTEIDAVAEGMIDHVLGDQPATDIGESGLAIQEFFAKREQRLMESVLRENRAKEQAFFDQLVGLSDVQSLVSGLAYQILRPGDPQKKPEPTDMVIVHYEGRFLDNQIFDSTAGRDPAAFQLNQVIDGWTQGLQLIGEGGKIKLYVPAKLAYGDELHGSVPPGSTLVFEIELLKVGLPEEAGDVDAQGAPLASEPQATTAPQE from the coding sequence ATGAAAAAGCTCCTAGCCTTCACCTCTCTGTGCCTCCTTGGCGCGCCGCTCTTTGGCCAATTGGCTGACATGATCGAACTTCCTGAGGGAATGGGGGCGGAGGACCAAATGTCCTACAGCGACGAGGAGCTGCTGAAGACTTGGGGATGGCTTCTGGCCGAGCGCTACAACCTCAAGGCTTTGGAACTCTCGCCGACTGAGATCGATGCGGTGGCGGAAGGAATGATCGACCATGTGCTAGGCGACCAGCCTGCCACGGACATCGGCGAATCGGGTCTGGCGATTCAGGAGTTTTTCGCCAAGCGCGAGCAGCGCTTGATGGAATCCGTGCTGCGCGAAAACCGGGCCAAGGAACAGGCGTTCTTCGATCAGCTGGTGGGATTGTCCGACGTGCAGTCGCTTGTATCCGGCCTGGCCTATCAGATCTTGCGCCCTGGCGACCCTCAAAAGAAGCCCGAGCCCACCGACATGGTGATCGTGCACTACGAAGGGCGGTTTCTGGACAATCAGATTTTCGATTCCACTGCGGGAAGAGATCCGGCAGCCTTCCAGCTCAATCAGGTCATCGATGGTTGGACCCAAGGTCTGCAGCTCATCGGAGAAGGTGGCAAGATCAAGCTCTACGTGCCCGCGAAGCTGGCCTATGGCGACGAGCTTCATGGGTCGGTGCCTCCCGGCTCGACTCTGGTCTTCGAGATCGAACTTTTGAAGGTAGGGCTCCCGGAAGAAGCGGGAGACGTGGATGCTCAGGGAGCTCCTCTGGCGAGCGAGCCGCAGGCCACCACCGCTCCGCAGGAGTAG
- a CDS encoding glycosyltransferase family 1 protein — protein MKLALVTETFPPEVNGVSMTLGRLCEGLAAEGWEIMVVRPVQEHEEVDMPSEEKPYEEFIAAGVPLPGYNALRMGEPAGFSLYRIWKRSRPDVVHVATEGPLGVAALIAARLLKIPVSSTFHTNFDQYSDHYRIGFIQRLASSYLRWVHNRCDVTLAPTRQMADELAKLGYRNTGVLSRGVDTELFRPDRRDESLRREWGVPEDGKVVLYVGRVAKEKNIDLAFAAFESLREDFPHDRMVVVGGGPELPRLKRKYPEVRYAGMRKGEDLARHYASGDLFLFPSVTETFGNVVTEAMASALAVCTYDYAAGREYIESGRNGMLARFGDAEHFVAQTLALRCLPEQELASVRSAASETGKGISWKRVVESFQRSLRAVASVR, from the coding sequence ATGAAGCTTGCTCTCGTGACCGAAACGTTTCCCCCCGAAGTCAACGGCGTATCCATGACCTTGGGACGTCTCTGCGAAGGTTTGGCCGCTGAGGGGTGGGAGATCATGGTGGTCCGCCCGGTGCAGGAGCACGAGGAGGTGGATATGCCAAGCGAAGAGAAGCCTTACGAGGAATTCATCGCAGCTGGGGTCCCCCTCCCCGGATACAACGCCCTTCGAATGGGCGAGCCCGCTGGCTTCAGCCTCTATCGCATTTGGAAGCGGTCTCGACCCGATGTGGTACACGTGGCCACGGAAGGCCCGCTCGGCGTGGCGGCCCTGATCGCGGCTCGACTGCTGAAGATCCCGGTAAGCTCCACGTTTCACACCAACTTCGATCAATACAGCGATCACTATCGCATCGGCTTCATCCAGCGTCTCGCCTCGTCCTATCTGCGCTGGGTGCACAATCGCTGCGACGTCACTTTGGCTCCGACGCGCCAAATGGCTGATGAGCTCGCCAAGCTCGGCTACCGCAACACCGGCGTGCTGTCACGTGGAGTGGATACGGAACTGTTTCGCCCTGATCGACGCGATGAGAGTTTGCGACGCGAATGGGGCGTGCCTGAGGATGGAAAGGTGGTGCTCTACGTGGGACGAGTGGCCAAGGAGAAGAACATCGATCTGGCCTTCGCCGCTTTCGAGAGCTTGCGCGAGGACTTTCCCCACGATCGCATGGTGGTGGTAGGCGGCGGCCCGGAGCTGCCTCGCCTGAAGCGCAAGTATCCGGAAGTTCGCTACGCGGGAATGAGGAAAGGGGAGGACTTGGCCAGGCACTACGCCTCGGGCGACCTGTTTCTGTTTCCCAGCGTGACGGAGACCTTCGGAAACGTGGTCACCGAAGCCATGGCTTCCGCTCTGGCGGTCTGCACCTATGACTACGCAGCCGGCCGAGAGTATATCGAATCGGGCCGCAATGGCATGCTCGCTCGATTTGGCGACGCGGAGCATTTCGTCGCCCAAACCCTAGCCCTGCGCTGCCTGCCCGAGCAGGAGCTCGCCTCGGTGAGATCCGCCGCCAGCGAGACGGGAAAGGGCATTAGCTGGAAGCGGGTGGTGGAGAGTTTTCAGCGGTCTTTGCGGGCCGTTGCGAGCGTTCGCTGA
- a CDS encoding ABC transporter ATP-binding protein, giving the protein MSESKEGAGVLSLKEVRKLYSSGQSELEVLKGISFEVRQGETVSIIGPSGSGKTTLLGICAGLDQPSSGSVTLCGQSVGDLDEDARAAVRNESVGFVFQNFQLLPTLTALENVMVPLELRGERGVQQKATALLQEVGLGDRVDHYPIQLSGGEQQRVALARAFINQPQILFADEPTGNLDSDTSEPIVKLLFDLNRNAGTTLVLVTHDLELARTTDRLLRIDHGRLQEVAK; this is encoded by the coding sequence ATGAGCGAAAGCAAGGAAGGCGCAGGCGTTTTAAGTCTCAAGGAAGTACGCAAGCTCTATTCGAGCGGCCAATCGGAACTGGAGGTTCTCAAGGGAATCAGCTTCGAAGTCCGGCAGGGCGAAACGGTGTCCATCATCGGTCCCTCTGGGAGCGGGAAAACCACGTTGTTGGGGATTTGCGCGGGTCTGGATCAGCCGAGCTCCGGGAGCGTCACTCTTTGCGGCCAGTCGGTGGGCGATCTGGACGAGGACGCCCGGGCCGCGGTGCGAAACGAAAGCGTGGGCTTCGTTTTTCAGAACTTTCAGCTGTTGCCGACCTTGACCGCTTTGGAGAATGTGATGGTCCCGCTGGAGTTGCGGGGTGAGCGCGGAGTGCAGCAGAAGGCCACGGCGCTCCTGCAGGAGGTAGGATTAGGCGACCGAGTGGACCACTATCCGATCCAGTTGTCTGGCGGGGAGCAGCAGCGCGTCGCCTTGGCTCGCGCCTTCATCAATCAGCCGCAGATTCTTTTCGCCGACGAGCCAACGGGTAATTTGGATTCGGATACGAGCGAGCCCATCGTGAAATTGCTTTTCGACCTGAACCGAAACGCCGGCACCACGCTGGTGCTCGTCACTCACGATCTGGAGCTTGCTCGGACCACGGACCGTCTGCTTCGCATCGACCACGGCAGATTGCAGGAGGTCGCTAAGTGA